The Bernardetia sp. ABR2-2B DNA window TGTTCCTGTAATTAAAATTGTCTTATTCATAGTTTTTTAGTTTAAAAGTGATTCTAAATAATTTTTGACTGAGAGAAAAGAAATAGACTCAAGAATTAATAATCCTAGAAGATAAATAGCTACACTAAATGATACACCTTTCCAAAAGGGTGGATGGATGAAAAATATCAAAGCTAAGACTAAAAGGATAAGAACAATAGATAAAGTAATAATGATTTTAGGTACACTTTTATTTACCTGCTGCATTCTGTCAATCTCCTGTTGTTCAAATTCTTTTTTGTTTGTTTGATACGTTTCTATTTTGGTTTTCAAGAGTTTATTCTGATTCAGAGTAAACCCCACTCCACTAGCAATAAGTAGAATACTTATTACAAAAAAACCATTTCTTAAACCCAAAGTAATAGGATTTAGCTGACTAAAATGTAGAACAATAGCTGCTACTAGAAGCAATATTCCAAAAATGACAAACTGCATTCCTGTTGCTTTCTGAGCATCAATATAAGTTTCAAAGTGCTTTAGAATTTCCATATTTTAATAAGATTATGTACATTTATGATACCTGCAATTCCTTAAACAGTGCTTCCACCGTTATTTTCCCTAGCTCATCACAAGCCTTGGGGCTATCTCCCGAAATAAGTTTTCTATCAATATGAGTAGCACCAGTTATTTTATCATTTGTTATCGTAATACCTTCTTTTGCAAGTTCCTCACATTGAAACCATGGAAGTTGCCCAGGCAAGTAACCTAATGATGGCGATTGCTTGTCAAATTTATCTGGGAATGCCACCATTTTGTAGCCGTTGTAAGGGTTAGTTTCATTCTTGTTTTCTTTTGCCAACATAGCAGCAGGTCCATGACATACAGCGACAAGATAATGACCAGAAGTTTCTATCCAGCGAAGGAGTTTGCCTACATTTTTATCTTCAGGCAACCCAATCATGGAGCCGTGTCCACCTGGAAGAAAAGCAGCGATATAATCTGACTCTTGATTCAACTTGTTGGTATCTACAAGATTTTTGAGCGAAAGTGGCTTGTCAAACTTAGACTGATTTTCTTTCCTGAATTTCAGTACTGCCGTATCATTAACAGGTACAGACCACTCTTCAAGTATAGCAGCTTTACCTGTTGGAGTAATAACATCAAAGTCAAACCCTCCATTAACAAGATGCATCAACGGTACCATGGTTTCTTGTACATTATTTCCTGTAGAAAAATGTTTGCCATTGGTCATTTCAAAATAGCGTTCTTCGGTACACAGCACCATTATCTTTTTATTCCCTGTATATTTTTTACTGGCAAAATCAGTCGCTTTGTAACCACTTACTTTATCTACGCCAAACCTTCTTCCTATTGGGGAGGGGATGTAACCTGAGCCATTCTTTTCTTTTGTGGGAGCAAGTCCAAAAATTTTTTTAATCATTGTATTATTTTTTTGTAATTGATTAATACAAAGTTATTTAAAGCAACAATGAGTAACTTAAAGATTTCAATGAAAGGCTAAATGAAATTACAGATAGGGCGAAAAAATTGGTAGGATTAGCTAGAAATTTTTGTCAAAAAATTGAAAAGGTCTGAATACAAAAAAAAATCGTAGTAGGGTCTGGATAAAAGCTTAAAAGAAAATACAAGGCAAGTTTTGCAAATCAAAAAATAAAGTCTTACCTTTGCACTTCATTTTTTTTACACTATTAACTGATTTGGTATGAGAAATTACGAAGTAACATTTATTCTCACGCCCGTTGCGTCCGAAGATCAGTTGCAAGAAATTAGCGATAAGTTCTACAACTACTTGACGGAAAACGGTGCTAACATTTATAATCGTGAGAACTGGGGTTTGAAAAAACTCGCTTATCCGATGCAAAAGAAACATAGTGGACATTATCACTACTTTGAGTTTGAAGCTGAACCAAAACTTCTGAAAGGTTTGGAAACAGAATTTAAGCGTGAAGAACGTGTAATGCGCCATTTAGTGGTAGCTCTTGACAAGCATTCTATGCTTTTTAATGAGCGTCGTCGTAATGGAGAGTTTAATAAAAAGAAAGAAACTCCTAAAGAAGAAGAAAACGAAAAACCTAAAAGAAGATAAATAACAATTATCAATTACGGATTACAAATTACGGATGTAGTTTAATTTATAATTCATAGTTTGAAAATCAGTATTGATTTAATTTTTATTCCTTCGTTTAGAAAAACTTTTCTGAATTTTATTTATTTCTTTTATCAAAAAAACTATTCATAGATTATGCCTTTAATCAACGAACCAATCCACAGCTCAAGACAAGAGCGTCGCAAAAAATATTGTCGTTTCAAAAAATCAGGTATCAAGTATGTTGATTACAAAGATGCTGAGTTTTTGAAAAAATTCTTAAACGACCAAGGTAAAGTATTACCTCGTCGTATTACAGGTAACAGTCTCAAATTCCAACGTAAAGTAGCACAAGCTGTTAAACGTGCAAGACACTTAGGTCTATTGGCATTTGTTGATGACAACGGAAAATAAGCCTGCCTTCTTTCCTAATTTTATTTATTAAAACCTATAATTCAAAAATAGATTATGGATATTATCTTAAAACAAGGCGTTAAAGGCTTAGGAGATAGAAACGATATCGTATCAGTAAAACCTGGTTATGCTCGTAACTATCTTATTCCACAAGGACTTGCTATGGTAGCGTCAGAATCAAACCGTAAATCGGTAGCTGAAACTGAGCGCCAACAAGCTCGTAAGCTTGCCAAACATAAAGAAGATGCTCAAACATTGGGCGACCAGTTAGCAGCCTTGACTTTAGAAATTCGTACTAAAGCAGGTGAGTCTGGCAAAATCTTCGGTGCAGTTACTCCTATTCAGATTGCAGAAGTTCTTAAAGAAAAAGGATTCGAAGTGGATCGTAGAAATATCACGATGCCAAACGAACTTAAAATGCTTGGAGAATACACAATCTCTGTTTATCTTCACAAAGAAGTACAACCAGAAATTCAATTAAACGTAATCGAAGAGTAATCTATTCTCATTACTTTAATTAAAAGCAAAAATCCCTTTATTCTATTGAATGAAGGGATTTTTTTGTTTTAACTCGCTTTTTCATAAACAGCCTCTTTCCAATGTTCTAAAATAGGATTCATTTTCTTAAACCACAGACGAGGAATAAGAGCCATCAAAATCATAGTAGGATAACCAGAAGGAAGTTGTGGACTTTCATCAAAATGCCTCAAAACTTGATATTCTCTAGTAGCAAATGCGTGATGGTCAGAATGGCGTTGAAGTTGGAACAAGATAAAATTACTTACTTTATGACTACTGTTCCACGAATGAAATGGATTTACTCTTTCATAACGATTAGGAGTAATTTCTTTTCTGACAATTCCATAATGTTCTACATAATTAACAGCTTCTAAAAGTGAAAAACCAATAATAGCTTGGCAAATCAAGAAAATAGGAATCTCCCAAGCGAAGCTACCTTTATGAACTGAAAAGTAAAGTGTAGAAATAACTACTCCCAAAATAGGTAAAGCTGTGTACCAAATCATTGCATTCTCACTACTTTTCTTTGATATATTTTTTCTTTCTAGTCTTTTGTTTTCTAGTTTCCAAGCATGTTTGTAGCTTTCTGTAACGCTTCTTATCCAAAAATTATAAAAGGATTCGTTTTTTTGTGATGTGGCTGCATCATGTGGTGTAGCTACCCAAACGTGGTGTCCTCGGTTATGTTCGATGAAAAAATGCATATAACCAACGGTAAAGAGCAAAACTTTGCTGAAAAATTGGTCTAGCTTATCTGTCTTATGTCCAAGTTCGTGTGCTACCGTAATTCCTACACCTCCTGTTACCAATCCTAATGAGATAGTAAATCCAATCACTTCCCACCAAACAAGCGTATTAGAAATGATAATACTCATTGCCCAAGTCAAGATTCCGAGTTGAATGAAAACCCAAGAATAAAGCACAAACTTAAAAAATAGCTCTTGACTAAGTTCTTTTTCATCCTCTTTCTCAATATTTTCTGTATCTGTTCCGATATAATAATCTAAAAGTGGAATTGCACCAAAAACAAATAAAATGGTTAGGTAATTTCCTATTCCTCCCAAATTATACCCCAAAATAAGCATAAAGGGAAGCGAAAAAGCACTAAAGAAACCTAGTTTTTTGGAGAGTTGCATAGTTTTGTAACTTTATATAGTAATAATTGAACACTCTAAAATACAAAATAAATTTATAATTTACTACCTTAACTATTTCTTTTTTGAAGATATAAAAAAAGACCACCACTTTCTAAATGATAGTCTTTAATTATTTGTTATGAAAATAGCTTTTTTAACTAGCTATTTATATGTTTTACATTCCGTCAGTAGCTTCCTCAACAGCAGCTTCAGTAGAATCCATAGCAGCTTCCATTCCTGCAGCAGTAGAATCAACAGTAGCTTCCATCATATTAGAAGCGTCATCAACAGTTTCGTCGATAAGAGTTTCGTCAATTTCGATTACAGTAGTATCAGCAGCAGCTTCATCACTTGATTTTGTACCACCACAAGCAGTAAAAGCCAAAGTAGAAAAAGCTACAAGAGAAGCAAAAGCAAGAGTTTTAATAGTTTTCATGTTTTTTTTGTTTAATAAAGAGTCGTTCTTTTAAAGAACTAAAAGAGTTAGTAAGTTTTAAGTTGTGAAAGAAGTAGTACACCTTGCATAACTTCCAACAATTAAAGGCACAAAATAATACTTAAAAAATCAGAAAAGCAAAGATTAATTAAAATTAATTTTGTTTTTTTGAAACGTGAATAAATATGCGTTCTGCATTATGAAAATTTTATCTATAAGTTTATAAAAAATCTATGAAAAGTATAATAAATAAAAAAAATAGTTTAAATAACTTCTTCATTTACAAGAATTTATTTTTCCTCCTGCTGCTTTCCACTATTTATTTTACTCTCTTGTATCAAAACGTACTATTTGCACAGAATGAAAATAATATAGCTCTAGGCGAATGGCGTACACATCTTACTTATTTTGATGCACAAACAGTAGCTACAAGTCAAGAAAAAGTTTATGTGGCTTCGCAAAATGGCTTATTCTTTTATGATAAAGAGTTTTCTAGCCTTGAAGTCATTTCAAGAATAGATGGACTTTCAGATATTGGAATCGCTTACTTACAATATTTACCCAATATAGAACAACTACTGATTGCTTATAAAAATGGTAATATAGATTTTCTCTCAGATGATGAAATCAAGAATTTTCCTGTTTTTTTTGAAGATGCAGCTATTTTAGACAAACAAATCTATCATATCTACTATCTTCAAAATGTTGTTTGGATAAGTACGAATGTTGGTATTTTAGAAATTGACGTAGAAAACCCTACAAACAAACGCATCAGAAATTCGTATCAAAACTTAGGAGAAAATGGTGAAACAATCAAAATATTTGCAACTACTATTCAAGACAATATTATTTATGCAGCTACTGAAAAAGGGGTACGTTATATTTCACTCAATTCTTCAGTCAATAAAAATGATTTTAGAAACTGGCAAACTATCTCTTCTACACAAAACAAAGTAGTAGAATCTATTGGTTCTGGTAGTGCAACAGTTCTTTTCTCCATCCAAAATGAAGGTGTTTTTAGTTATAATGGCACAAATAGTAATCAAATTTCCCAAATCCCTATTTCATCTGTGTATGATATAAGTGAAGATAAAACAAATTTAACACGTCTTTTTTTATCATCTGAAACAGGAATGTATCAAATAGAAAGCTCTGCGTCTTCTTTTCAAGTAAATAAGATAGAAAATGAGTTGATAAAAGCTCCTCGTCAAGCTATTTCTGAAAATGGTAATCTTTGGATAGCAGATAATAGAACAGGATTACTTACAAATAATAGCACAAATAATGAGTTTGTTTCTCTTTTTCCTTCTGGAACATACAGTCAAAACACGTGGGGATTTATACAAGCACAAGGTAAAATTATTGCTTTTTCGGGAGGTTATACAGAACCATTCAGACCACTTAACAGAACGACAGGCTTTTATGTTTTTGAGAATGGAGAATGGACAAATTATAATGCTGAAAACAAGGATATTACGAGCAAACTGATTCCGAATGTCAGAGATTTGGTGGGAGCAACCTATTCAGAAACAGAAAACAGAATTTATTTTGCTTCTCTTCAAGATGGTATTTTGGTTTGGAATTTAGCTGATGATACTTTTTCAGTTTTAGATTCTACTAATTCTCCTTTGCCTCACAACCGAGTAATTGATGTAGAAAGTGATAATTTGGGCAATCTTTGGATAGCTATGTCTGGGAGTAATTTGATAGAGGATGCTTATCTTAGAAAAAAACCAAATGACGATGCTTTTTCTGCTTGGAAAGGATTTAGATTTAATCAAACCCGAACTACTTTTCCACTTTCTTTAGAAATTGATGAAAACAACACTATTTGGGCAAGACTTAGTCGTTTCGTACAAGGAGGAATTTTGGTCTTTAATGAGGAAGGACAAAACAAAATTTTGATAGAATCTGTAAATGCAGGAAATTTAGCTTCTAATAACGTAACAGCTCTCAAATCTGATAAAAATGGTGTGATTTGGATAGGAACACCAGCCGAAACGAGTGCCAGTGTACGTACTTTTTCTGATATTTTTGGATTGTTTCAGTCTCAAGATTTGAATGCTAGAGATGTTTTTTTTGAGTCTAGGCAGTTATTAAGAGATGAAACCATTACCAATATTTCACTAGATGGAGGGAATAGAAAGTGGTTTGGGACTAGAAATGGTGCGTGGCTTTTTGCAGAAGATGCTTCTAAGCAGTTTTTACATTTCACAGTAGAAAACAGTCCTCTTTTTAGTAATGAAATTTTGGATATTGAGGTGCAAGACGAAACTGGCGAAGTATTTATTGCAACTCCAAATGGAATTATTTCTTATCGTGGAACATCAACAGCAGCCAAAATAGATTTCTCCAATATAAAAATATTTCCTAATCCTGTAAGACCAGAGTTTAATGGTGTAGTGGCTATTGAAGGACTTACCCAAGATGCAAACGTCAAGATTACTGATATAAGTGGAAGGTTAGTTTATGAAACTAATTCTTTTGGAGGCACAGCTACTTGGAATGGAACAGATTATAATAACGTAAAGTCTAAAAGTGGAGTATATTTGGTCTATGTTTCTAGGCAAGATGGAAGTGAAGGTTTTGTGGGCAAAATTATTTTTGTAGAATAAAGCAGCATTTTTTGAGCTTTGAGCGTATAGACAAAAATGAAATAATGTATATTTACATTCTTTTAAGAATTTTGATTTATGTATAATCACTGATATATTGATTTTTGCGCTAGTTTTTGTAGCTATTATTGTAGCTTTTTCAATTTACATTCACAAAAAACAGTTAATTAATATATCTTATTCTCTTACTTATTTTAATAAAAAAATCTATGAAATTTAATTGGAAAAATACAGCACTTTTAATTACACTTTTAGCTTTTACATTCTCGTTGTGGTCTTGTCAAGGTGATGATGAAGTAAACCCTGAAGCTGTGATTTCTGCACTTATTGACGGGCAACCGTGGAACGCATCATCACTTTCTTCTGGAATCAAAACAGGAGATAATATTTCTCTGACGGCAGCAAGTGGTAATGGAAGAACACTTGTTATTTCCTTCAAAGCAGAGGTCGGAACACAACCATTAAATGCTTCTGTTGATAGTAGTGGTGTAAATATTGTTCCTTCGGTGTTATATCGTACACTTCCAATTGGTGGTAGTACATTTATTTCGAATACTTGTGCTTCAAACGAAGGTAGTCAAATTGTTATTACAAATATTGATACTACTAATAAGACAGTTAGTGGTACTTTTAAGACAAAGTCTTGTTCTTTAAACTCCTCAGTAGAAATAACACAGGGAGTCATCAACAATGCTAAATACAACTAGGTTCTTTTTCGCTAGTGCAGAATAAACACCATCTTTTTCATTCTTTGAAGAGGGTGGTTTTTTTATTTCATTTCAAAAGTAACCTTCAGCTTTACTTCCTCCAATAAAGATTTGATTTTTTGTTGGTTTGTTCCTTTTATTACTATATGTCCTACACTTTGTCCTGTGCCTTCTCGTTTCTTGATTTCTGAACCTTCTTTCACAGAAAGTGTGAATTCTTGTAATTCTTTTATAGATTTAATAAACTCTTTTCCTTTAATAGACTTCAAAGTTCCTGCTGAGGGATGAAACATACGCAAACCACTATAAAAATGAGTTTTGATTTCGCTCATATTTATTTTATTTCCTAAAAAGCAATCTAACCAAATCTGCCAAAAATCTTTTTGATAAGAGAGTTTCAGAAGTTCCATAATATATCCTCCTGGTGGGCGAAGAGCCATTTCTCCGAAAACTAAATTAATTTCTTTAGTATTATTATTTTCTGTATCTAAATTTTGAATAAAGACTTCTGTATGTGTAATTCCATTTTTTGCTCCTAAAGCTGCAATTATTTTTTCATTAAACTCAAAAATCTTGTACTGAATTTTTGATGAAAAACTAGCAGGAACAAGATTGGCAAACTTAGGCTCTGTGTATTCTGTAATATTTTGAAAAAGCACTTTTCCATTTTGCACGACTGCTTCAACACTACATTCAACTCCTTCTACAAAGCTTTCTGCCATATATCCTTTTCTCAAAAATTTAGGTATTTCTTCTTCTGTCTTAACAATAAAAGCTCCTCTGCTTCCTGAACCTGTACAGGTTTTGAAAGCTATAGGCAAACCAAGTTTATCAAGAAGTTCTTGTTTAGAAATTTTATTGTTTCCCTCTTCATTTTCTAAAAATTCTGCACAAGGAATTGAAGCATTTTTGACTGCTCTTTTCATAGTAGGTTTGTGTGTACAAGATAGGGCAGTTTGAGTGGAAATATGATGATTCAAATTTAGTGTATCACTTATCCAAGCAGCAGGAAGTACAGATTTTTCAGTTGGTGCAAGAATAGCAATTGGATTAGTTTCTTTTTTTAATAAATCTTCAACAAAACACTCCCATTCTTGTTTATACCATGTAAAAGAAACTTGTTCTAAGGTATCAGCCTTGTGATTTTTTATTTTTTTATCGTGTAACAATATTACACGTAAACTATTGCTTTTAGCTATCTCAACAGCATCAGAACGGTTTCCTACTATCCAAACAGTATCCAAATTATTATTTTTCAAAATACAGGGGCAATTTTAGTTAAATATTTTTATTTCAAAAACTAAATCTAAGTGATTAAAAGGAATTTATCCAAAAAATAGAATCAATATCGAAAAATTAATTAATAATTAAACATACAATTCTATTTAGTCACTCTATCAACTATTAACTTTACAAAACTAATGTTTTTTTTAAGTGTTGATAATCAGAAACCTAACTCATTTCATTTTTTAAACTTATGCAATCATGAAGCAATTATTACTTTTTTTTCTATTCATTATATCAACTACTTATTCCTTTGGACAAAATTTAGTTACTTACGATTTTACAGCAGAGCCAGGTAATCAGCCTTCTACCTCTCCTTCTACTACAGCTACTAATATGATAGCTAGTGCTATTAACAGAGGTAGTGGTATAACAGCAACGGCAGCATTAAATACAATTAGTTCAGATGATTGGGCAACAGGTGCAGTAGATTTGAATGACTATTATGAACTTACACTTATTCCACTAGGAGGTTTTAAGTTAGATTTAGACAATATAAATTTTAGAGAAAGACGATCTGGAACAGGTATTCGTGATTTTGAAATAAGAACTAGTTTGGATGGTTATGCTGCTTCATATTTTGCTACAAATGTACCTGATAATACCAGTCAACGTAATCATACCTTTACTTTTCCTGCTGCATTTTCAAATGTTACTTCATCCATCACTATTCGTATCTATGGATACAATGCTGAAGGTACAGGAGGTACTTGGCAATTAAGAAACAATACCACAACGAATAATTTTTCTATAACAGGGTCAGTTATTTCAACAGCTCCAGCAGATATTTCATTAATTTTTGACGATACAGGAGATGCAAATATAGCACGAGAAAGTAATGACAATGTAATTTTCAGAGCTTTTGCACAAGTGGCTGATGCTGATGCAACACTCAATCAAGTAACATTAAGAACTACAGGAAGTTATTCTAATACTGATATAAAAGCGAATGGCTTTAAATTATGGTATTCTACTGACAACTTTTTAGATGCAGGAGATACACAGCTTTCTGCTACTGGCTCAGTGTCAGGAAGTGGCGAAACCATAGCTTTTACAGGACTTTCACAACTACTCCCTACCTCTAGTTTTAATTTTCTTTTTATAACTGTAGATATTGATGCTGGTGCAATTATAAATAATACAATACAAATAGGTAACACCACAATAGCAGATTTTACTTTTGCAGCACCTAGCACTAAAACAGGAACAGCAAACTCAGGTAACTTGCACACGATTGTAGGGTTAAATACTGGAACAATTAGTAATACCTCTCTTTGTGTAACATCTACACAAGGTGAATCTATTGATGTTCCCTTTACTTATTCTCCAACAGGAATTTATACAGGAACTTTCATAGCACAACTTTCTGATGCTGCTGGTAGTTTTGTCTTTCCTAGTTCTATTGGGTCGGTAATATCAGACAATACAGGTAATCAAACTATTTCAGCAACTATTCCTGCCGGTACTCCACAAGGTTCTAATTATCGCATTCGTGTGGTAAGTTCTGTCCCAAATGTAGAAGGAGCAGACAATGGTGCAGATATTACAGTTGATTTACTTACTGTTTCTATTGCTCCAACAACGACACAAAATTTATCAGAATTTCAGAATGGAGATCCACTTACAGCAAATGAATCTCATCCTATTCAATCAAGGAGGTGGAAGTATTCTACTGTTTCTGGAGGACCTTATACTAATTTTTTAGGTGGTGATCCTACACAAAGACCTTACTTTGAAACGGCAGGAACATATTATATGGTAGTAGAAACATTATTTGATTGTGGGAAATCTGTCATTTCAAATGAGGTTCAGATAAATGTAGCAAATTTTGTAGGTACACGTCTTTTTCCTGGAGATATGGCAATTGTAGGCTGGGATGCAGTTGTGGGAGGGGCAAGAGATGAATATGCAATTACTAATTTAGTTCCATTAGAGCAGGGTACGAAATTTTTAATAACAAATGCTACTTATGAAAATGGTTCAGCAGCTAATACAAGAGATAATGTATGGCAAAATGGTTTAGAAAACGTAGAGTTTACTTATAATGGTGTAGCAGATTTGCCAGCAGGCTCAATCATTAGTTTCGAATTGAGTGGACTGACAGGAGATGATGCAGATAATATACGTATAAATGGAGTAAATGCAGGAGCTGATATTACTTCAGTAGTTGGAAGTGCTGGTGCAAATCCAAATATTAGTTCAGCATCACCAGACCAAATGTATATTATGCAAGGTAGCTTTAATAGTACAGGAACTGACTTTGATGGTTATGTGCTTTTTGGAATGACTAACAATGCAGACTGGGTAGACTTTGTAGTCAATGTGTCTAGTGCTCGTACATCAAGGTTACATCCTCATATTCGTTGTATCAATACTTCACACCCAACAGGAGAAGTCGGTTCTTATTTTGACATTTCAAACCCTGCTCTTCGTAATGCTGACCAAAGAACCATTTTAGGGAATATTATTAATATGAGTAATTGGGTAAATTTACCTAATAACGCAGATGTTCTTCCTGCTGCTGTTCATACAAACTCTTTTACAGTTACAAGTC harbors:
- a CDS encoding DJ-1/PfpI family protein; the protein is MIKKIFGLAPTKEKNGSGYIPSPIGRRFGVDKVSGYKATDFASKKYTGNKKIMVLCTEERYFEMTNGKHFSTGNNVQETMVPLMHLVNGGFDFDVITPTGKAAILEEWSVPVNDTAVLKFRKENQSKFDKPLSLKNLVDTNKLNQESDYIAAFLPGGHGSMIGLPEDKNVGKLLRWIETSGHYLVAVCHGPAAMLAKENKNETNPYNGYKMVAFPDKFDKQSPSLGYLPGQLPWFQCEELAKEGITITNDKITGATHIDRKLISGDSPKACDELGKITVEALFKELQVS
- the rpsF gene encoding 30S ribosomal protein S6, whose translation is MRNYEVTFILTPVASEDQLQEISDKFYNYLTENGANIYNRENWGLKKLAYPMQKKHSGHYHYFEFEAEPKLLKGLETEFKREERVMRHLVVALDKHSMLFNERRRNGEFNKKKETPKEEENEKPKRR
- the rpsR gene encoding 30S ribosomal protein S18; translated protein: MPLINEPIHSSRQERRKKYCRFKKSGIKYVDYKDAEFLKKFLNDQGKVLPRRITGNSLKFQRKVAQAVKRARHLGLLAFVDDNGK
- the rplI gene encoding 50S ribosomal protein L9 — its product is MDIILKQGVKGLGDRNDIVSVKPGYARNYLIPQGLAMVASESNRKSVAETERQQARKLAKHKEDAQTLGDQLAALTLEIRTKAGESGKIFGAVTPIQIAEVLKEKGFEVDRRNITMPNELKMLGEYTISVYLHKEVQPEIQLNVIEE
- a CDS encoding alkane 1-monooxygenase, whose product is MQLSKKLGFFSAFSLPFMLILGYNLGGIGNYLTILFVFGAIPLLDYYIGTDTENIEKEDEKELSQELFFKFVLYSWVFIQLGILTWAMSIIISNTLVWWEVIGFTISLGLVTGGVGITVAHELGHKTDKLDQFFSKVLLFTVGYMHFFIEHNRGHHVWVATPHDAATSQKNESFYNFWIRSVTESYKHAWKLENKRLERKNISKKSSENAMIWYTALPILGVVISTLYFSVHKGSFAWEIPIFLICQAIIGFSLLEAVNYVEHYGIVRKEITPNRYERVNPFHSWNSSHKVSNFILFQLQRHSDHHAFATREYQVLRHFDESPQLPSGYPTMILMALIPRLWFKKMNPILEHWKEAVYEKAS
- a CDS encoding two-component regulator propeller domain-containing protein, translating into MYQNVLFAQNENNIALGEWRTHLTYFDAQTVATSQEKVYVASQNGLFFYDKEFSSLEVISRIDGLSDIGIAYLQYLPNIEQLLIAYKNGNIDFLSDDEIKNFPVFFEDAAILDKQIYHIYYLQNVVWISTNVGILEIDVENPTNKRIRNSYQNLGENGETIKIFATTIQDNIIYAATEKGVRYISLNSSVNKNDFRNWQTISSTQNKVVESIGSGSATVLFSIQNEGVFSYNGTNSNQISQIPISSVYDISEDKTNLTRLFLSSETGMYQIESSASSFQVNKIENELIKAPRQAISENGNLWIADNRTGLLTNNSTNNEFVSLFPSGTYSQNTWGFIQAQGKIIAFSGGYTEPFRPLNRTTGFYVFENGEWTNYNAENKDITSKLIPNVRDLVGATYSETENRIYFASLQDGILVWNLADDTFSVLDSTNSPLPHNRVIDVESDNLGNLWIAMSGSNLIEDAYLRKKPNDDAFSAWKGFRFNQTRTTFPLSLEIDENNTIWARLSRFVQGGILVFNEEGQNKILIESVNAGNLASNNVTALKSDKNGVIWIGTPAETSASVRTFSDIFGLFQSQDLNARDVFFESRQLLRDETITNISLDGGNRKWFGTRNGAWLFAEDASKQFLHFTVENSPLFSNEILDIEVQDETGEVFIATPNGIISYRGTSTAAKIDFSNIKIFPNPVRPEFNGVVAIEGLTQDANVKITDISGRLVYETNSFGGTATWNGTDYNNVKSKSGVYLVYVSRQDGSEGFVGKIIFVE
- a CDS encoding DUF6252 family protein, which gives rise to MKFNWKNTALLITLLAFTFSLWSCQGDDEVNPEAVISALIDGQPWNASSLSSGIKTGDNISLTAASGNGRTLVISFKAEVGTQPLNASVDSSGVNIVPSVLYRTLPIGGSTFISNTCASNEGSQIVITNIDTTNKTVSGTFKTKSCSLNSSVEITQGVINNAKYN
- a CDS encoding ATP-grasp domain-containing protein — translated: MKNNNLDTVWIVGNRSDAVEIAKSNSLRVILLHDKKIKNHKADTLEQVSFTWYKQEWECFVEDLLKKETNPIAILAPTEKSVLPAAWISDTLNLNHHISTQTALSCTHKPTMKRAVKNASIPCAEFLENEEGNNKISKQELLDKLGLPIAFKTCTGSGSRGAFIVKTEEEIPKFLRKGYMAESFVEGVECSVEAVVQNGKVLFQNITEYTEPKFANLVPASFSSKIQYKIFEFNEKIIAALGAKNGITHTEVFIQNLDTENNNTKEINLVFGEMALRPPGGYIMELLKLSYQKDFWQIWLDCFLGNKINMSEIKTHFYSGLRMFHPSAGTLKSIKGKEFIKSIKELQEFTLSVKEGSEIKKREGTGQSVGHIVIKGTNQQKIKSLLEEVKLKVTFEMK